In one Oryzias latipes chromosome 13, ASM223467v1 genomic region, the following are encoded:
- the kctd14 gene encoding BTB/POZ domain-containing protein KCTD14: MSLPDYKSTERPASSALALSSVVHLNVGGHLFSTSLSMLRKHPDSKLAELFSAPPKLRTDPQGRYFIDRDGSHFGAVLEFLRSEQLPTANILEVHREAVHYNIKPLIKRLEETPPLFGELVGRQQFLAKVPHYKENIEVLIRIARAEAVATRHSSILICVLRTDEDLGFHDNAINNLEADKDSLVTFGPWRATPSVKDLLDCVKMDIERRGYRVSIEPHVTGRLFLSRSYNFFYKLTFTWW, from the exons ATGAGTCTACCGGACTATAAGTCAACGGAAAGACCCGCTTCCTCTGCGCTCGCG cTTTCTTCTGTTGTCCACCTAAATGTTGGGGGACACTTGTTCAGCACctcactgagcatgctcagaaaGCACCCTGACTCCAAGCTGGCAGAGCTGTTCAGCGCTCCGCCCAAGCTGCGCACCGACCCTCAGGGGCGGTACTTCATCGACCGCGACGGTTCCCACTTTGGAGCCGTTCTGGAGTTCCTGAGGTCGGAGCAGCTCCCCACCGCCAACATCCTGGAG GTTCACAGGGAGGCGGTTCACTACAACATCAAACCACTGATCAAGCGGCTGGAGGAGACCCCTCCGCTGTTCGGGGAGCTGGTGGGGAGGCAACAGTTCCTCGCCAAAGTCCCACATTACAAGGAAAACATTGAG GTGCTGATCCGCATCGCCAGAGCCGAGGCCGTCGCCACGCGTCACTCCTCCATCCTGATCTGCGTGCTGCGGACAGACGAGGACCTGGGTTTCCACGACAACGCCATAAACAACCTGGAGGCGGACAAGGACTCGTTAGTGACGTTCGGGCCGTGGAGGGCGACGCCGTCTGTCAAAGACCTGCTGGACTGCGTGAAGATGGACATTGAGCGTCGGGGCTACAGAGTGAGCATCGAGCCTCACGTCACAGGGAGGCTGTTCCTGTCCAGGAGCTACAACTTCTTCTACAAACTCACCTTCACCTGGTGGTGA
- the LOC105355351 gene encoding uncharacterized protein LOC105355351 translates to MTNMTGGKRLKSLLLLLSLHLSGVRSDDNTVFVYSKVGDEALLLCSIASSDCSSITWTFFRSGQVRFSKEVIQGQVNRSSEKASRLTVASNCSLILRDLALGDVGSYVCLEHERDVTTVYLSILAISSPSNIMELRPGGTVVLSCILSSYYDAGNCRQYSGGSFKLRWLAEEGTEMDNHSRHQLTERTHCNATLVLNLQKEDNGRRWRCQVETKPGEIETHWDFTSSFLFENTSSARVLQPPADGLCSVRLPISRIVLCVALPLMVGIVGLVTWVSDRKRNKMLAAALQHDTMGINH, encoded by the exons ATGACAAACATGACAGGTGGAAAACGCCTGAAaagcctcctgctgctcctcagccTGCACCTCTCAG GTGTGAGAAGCGACGACAACACTGTGTTTGTGTACAGCAAAGTTGGGGATGAAGCCCTCTTGTTGTGCTCCATTGCCTCCTCCGACTGCTCCTCCATCACCTGGACCTTCTTCAGGAGCGGTCAGGTGCGTTTCTCCAAGGAGGTGATCCAGGGGCAGGTGAACAGAAGTTCGGAAAAGGCCAGTCGCTTGACTGTCGCCTCCAACTGCTCCCTCATCCTTCGAGATCTTGCCCTGGGGGACGTGGGCTCCTACGTTTGCTTGGAGCATGAGAGGGACGTTACTACGGTCTACCTGTCCATCCTCGCCATCAGCTCTCCCTCCAACATCATGGAGCTCAGGCCGGGGGGGACGGTCGTCCTGAGCTGCATCCTCTCTAGCTACTATGATGCAGGAAACTGCAGGCAGTATTCAGGCGGCAGTTTTAAGCTACGCTGGTTAGCAGAAGAGGGGACAGAAATGGACAATCACAGCAG GCATCAACTGACTGAAAGAACTCACTGCAACGCCACGCTGGTCCTGAATCTGCAGAAGGAGGACAACGGCAGGAGGTGGAGGTGTCAGGTGGAGACCAAGCCAGGCGAAATAGAGACTCATTGGGACTTCACCTCctcctttttgtttgaaaacacCTCCTCCGCCCGTGTTCTGCAGCCTCCTGCTGACGGCTTGTGTTCCGTCCGGCTGCCCATCAGCCGCATTGTGTTGTGTGTGGCTCTGCCGCTCATGGTCGGCATCGTGGGATTGGTCACATGGGTGTCGGATAGAAAGAGGAACAAGATGttagctgctgctctgcagcatgACACCATGGGAATCAATCACTGA
- the LOC101173484 gene encoding ras-related protein ORAB-1-like, whose protein sequence is MNPEYDYLFKLLLIGDSGVGKSCLLLRFADDTYTESYISTIGVDFKIRTIDMDGKTVKLQIWDTAGQERFRTITSSYYRGAHGIIIVYDVTEQESFNNVRQWLEEIDRYACENVSRLLVGNKSDLVSKKVVDAATAQDLASSLKIPFLETSAKSSGNVEKAFLTMASEIHSRLASEGGGMQGTHDSRAQGSKINSAPVWLGGDKPTQDTRNCC, encoded by the exons ATGAATCCTGAATA TGATTACCTGTTCAAGCTTCTTCTGATTGGAGACTCTGGGGTCGGGAAGTCGTGTCTTCTGCTGCGCTTTGCG gaCGACACATACACCGAGAGCTACATCTCCACCATTGGGGTGGACTTTAAGATCAGGACCATCGATATGGATGGGAAGACCGTGAAGCTGCAGATT TGGGACACAGCAGGTCAGGAGAGGTTTCGCACCATCACCTCCAGCTACTACAGAGGAGCTCACGGTATCATCATTGTGTATGACGTCACAGAGCAG GAGTCCTTCAACAACGTGAGGCAGTGGCTGGAGGAGATAGACCGGTACGCCTGTGAGAACGTCTCCAGGCTGCTGGTGGGGAACAAGTCTGACCTCGTCAGTAAGAAGGTGGTGGATGCCGCCACGGCTCAG GACCTGGCGTCCTCGCTGAAGATCCCCTTCCTGGAGACCAGCGCCAAGAGCTCTGGCAATGTGGAGAAGGCCTTCCTCACCATGGCCTCTGAGATTCACAGTCGCCTGGCCAGTGAGGGGGGAGGCATGCAGGGGACCCATGATTCCAGAGCACAGGGCTCCAAGATCAACAGCGCCCCCGTGTGGCTAGGAGGGGATAAACCAACGCAGGATACCAGGAACTGCTGTTGA
- the rps3 gene encoding 40S ribosomal protein S3 translates to MAVQISKKRKFVSDGIFKAELNEFLTRELAEDGYSGVEVRVTPTRTEIIILATRTQNVLGEKGRRIRELTAVVQKRFGFPEGSVELYAEKVATRGLCAIAQAESLRYKLLGGLAVRRACYGVLRFIMESGAKGCEVVVSGKLRGQRAKSMKFVDGLMIHSGDPVNYYVDTAVRHVLLRQGVLGIKVKIMLPWDPSGKIGPKKPLPDHVSIVEPKEESLPTAPISEQKGAKPEVPVMPQGAPVPTA, encoded by the exons ATGGCGGTGCAAATCTCTAAGAAGAGGAAG TTCGTCTCAGACGGTATTTTCAAAGCCGAGCTGAATGAGTTTCTGACTCGCGAACTGGCTGAAGATGGCTACTCCGGTGTGGAGGTGCGGGTGACTCCAACCAGGACCGAGATCATCATCCTGGCCACAAG GACTCAGAATGTTCTCGGAGAGAAGGGTCGTCGGATCAGAGAGCTGACCGCTGTGGTCCAGAAGAGGTTCGGTTTTCCTGAGGGCAGCGTGGAG cTTTATGCTGAGAAAGTTGCCACTCGTGGGCTGTGCGCCATCGCTCAGGCTGAGTCTCTGCGCTACAAGCTGCTGGGAGGTCTGGCTGTGAGGAG GGCGTGCTATGGCGTTCTGAGGTTCATCATGGAGAGCGGCGCCAAGGGCTGTGAGGTGGTGGTGTCCGGCAAGCTGAGGGGTCAGAGGGCCAAGTCCATGAAGTTTGTGGACGGCCTGATGATCCACAGCGGAGACCCCGTCAACTACTATGTGGACACAGCGGTCCGCCACGTCCTGCTGAGGCAGG GTGTGCTGGGCATCAAAGTGAAGATCATGCTGCCCTGGGACCCCAGTGGGAAGATCGGCCccaagaagcccctccctgacCACGTCAGCATCGTGGAGCCCAAGGAGGAGAGCCTCCCCACCGCCCCCATCTCTGAGCAGAAGGGGGCCAAGCCGGAGGTGCCCGTCATGCCCCAGGGAGCCCCGGTCCCCACCGCATAG